The proteins below come from a single Micromonospora citrea genomic window:
- a CDS encoding carboxymuconolactone decarboxylase family protein produces the protein MAHIDLGIDERAHPGIRGPMRFRPETAKPLNALAEALLRAPHPTLTPGERELIAAYVSGLNECRFCCATHAAFAAAQLPSGMPLVDRVLRDPVDAEVGDKLRALLRIAEAVRRSGRDVTAELVAAAREAGATDLEIHDTVLIAAAFCMYNRYVDGLGTLVPDDPVVYEKAAERIVRHGYVES, from the coding sequence ATCGCACACATCGACCTCGGCATCGACGAGCGGGCCCATCCGGGCATCCGGGGCCCGATGCGGTTCCGGCCGGAGACGGCGAAGCCCCTCAACGCGCTGGCGGAGGCGCTCCTGCGTGCCCCGCACCCGACGCTGACGCCGGGCGAGCGGGAACTGATCGCGGCGTACGTGTCGGGGCTCAACGAGTGCCGGTTCTGCTGCGCGACGCACGCGGCGTTCGCGGCGGCGCAGCTGCCCTCCGGCATGCCGCTCGTCGACCGGGTGCTCCGCGACCCCGTGGACGCGGAGGTCGGCGACAAGCTGCGGGCGTTGCTGCGGATCGCGGAGGCCGTGCGGCGCAGCGGCCGGGACGTGACCGCGGAGCTGGTGGCGGCCGCGCGGGAGGCCGGCGCGACGGACCTGGAGATCCACGACACGGTCCTGATCGCGGCGGCGTTCTGCATGTACAACCGCTACGTGGACGGGCTGGGCACCCTGGTCCCGGACGACCCCGTGGTGTACGAGAAGGCCGCCGAGCGCATCGTGCGGCACGGGTACGTGGAGAGCTGA
- the tatA gene encoding Sec-independent protein translocase subunit TatA encodes MGALKPWHIAVLVVVLILLFGAKRLPDAARSLGRSLRIIKAETKSLHDDDRDLAEKADAQAGYQPLPPQTVQGQPYTPPPAGQQPYAAPQQQPYAPPVNDPVQRVRDN; translated from the coding sequence ATGGGTGCCCTCAAGCCGTGGCACATCGCCGTACTCGTGGTCGTGCTGATCCTGCTCTTCGGCGCGAAGCGGCTCCCCGACGCGGCCCGTTCGCTGGGCCGCTCGCTGCGGATCATCAAGGCCGAGACCAAGAGCCTGCACGACGACGACCGTGACCTCGCCGAGAAGGCCGACGCGCAGGCCGGCTACCAGCCGCTCCCGCCGCAGACCGTCCAGGGCCAGCCCTACACGCCGCCGCCGGCCGGGCAGCAGCCGTACGCCGCGCCCCAGCAGCAGCCGTACGCGCCTCCGGTCAACGACCCGGTGCAACGCGTCCGCGACAACTGA
- a CDS encoding OsmC family protein, which translates to MSADSFRSVEIERTSVGQYVVRNVRGGSLSMGAGEDASFTPVELLLAAIGGCTAIDVDLITSRRAEPIRFSVEVTGDKIRDEAGANRMSNIEARFTVTFPEGADGDRAREALPRSLQQSHDRLCTVSRTVELGTPVSIVEAAGSTGD; encoded by the coding sequence ATGAGTGCGGACAGCTTCCGCTCGGTGGAGATCGAGCGCACCAGCGTCGGGCAGTACGTCGTGCGGAACGTCCGCGGCGGATCGTTGTCGATGGGCGCCGGCGAGGACGCCAGCTTCACGCCGGTGGAACTGCTTCTGGCGGCCATCGGCGGCTGCACGGCGATCGACGTGGACCTCATCACGAGCCGCCGCGCCGAGCCGATCCGGTTCTCCGTCGAGGTCACCGGCGACAAGATCCGGGACGAGGCCGGGGCGAACCGGATGTCGAACATCGAGGCGCGGTTCACCGTGACGTTCCCGGAGGGCGCGGACGGCGACCGGGCTCGTGAGGCGCTGCCTCGATCGCTGCAGCAGTCGCACGACCGGCTCTGCACCGTCTCCCGTACCGTCGAACTCGGCACTCCCGTCTCGATCGTCGAGGCTGCCGGCTCCACCGGAGACTGA
- a CDS encoding helix-turn-helix transcriptional regulator has translation MSRTRTERLVNLVICLLSTRRFLTAAQIAATVPGYEHDPEDARDHEAFQRKFERDKAELRELGVPLETGTASVFDAEPGYRIAHREYALPDIPLEPDEAAAVGIAARLWQHAGLAAAASSGLAKLRAAGVDVDPQATLGLEPMVTVDPAFAPLTAAARDRREVVFDYRVPDRDEPNRRRLQPWGVVCWRGRWYVVGHDLDRAATRCFRLSRVVGAVRVTGAPGGYEPPAGVDLISHVARWSGPVERTGRATVLAVPGRAAGLRRWAVGVTAGPDGDRLVLPYADVDVLAGQLVGYGPDVRVLDPPEVREAVIQRLKEIAARHDDLAVAGGAR, from the coding sequence GTGTCGCGGACCCGCACCGAACGCCTGGTCAACCTGGTGATCTGCCTGCTGTCCACGCGACGGTTCCTGACCGCCGCGCAGATCGCCGCGACCGTTCCCGGTTACGAGCACGATCCGGAGGACGCGCGCGACCACGAGGCGTTCCAGCGCAAGTTCGAGCGGGACAAGGCCGAGCTGCGCGAGCTGGGCGTGCCGCTGGAGACCGGGACGGCGAGCGTGTTCGACGCGGAGCCCGGCTACCGGATCGCCCACCGCGAGTACGCGCTGCCCGACATTCCCCTCGAACCGGACGAGGCCGCCGCGGTGGGCATCGCGGCGCGGCTGTGGCAGCACGCCGGCCTGGCCGCCGCCGCCTCCTCCGGCCTGGCCAAGCTGCGCGCCGCCGGCGTCGACGTGGACCCGCAGGCCACGCTGGGCCTGGAGCCGATGGTCACGGTGGATCCGGCGTTCGCGCCGCTCACGGCCGCGGCCCGGGACCGGCGCGAGGTCGTGTTCGACTACCGGGTGCCCGACCGCGACGAGCCCAACCGCCGCCGGCTGCAGCCGTGGGGCGTGGTCTGCTGGCGGGGCCGGTGGTACGTGGTCGGTCACGACCTCGACCGGGCGGCGACCCGGTGCTTCCGGCTGTCCCGGGTGGTCGGGGCGGTCCGGGTGACCGGCGCGCCCGGCGGCTACGAGCCGCCGGCCGGGGTCGACCTCATCAGCCACGTGGCCCGCTGGTCGGGGCCGGTGGAGCGCACCGGCCGGGCCACCGTGCTGGCCGTCCCGGGCCGCGCCGCGGGGCTGCGCCGCTGGGCGGTCGGCGTCACCGCCGGGCCCGACGGCGACCGGCTCGTGCTGCCGTACGCGGACGTGGACGTCCTCGCCGGCCAGCTCGTCGGCTACGGTCCGGACGTGCGGGTGCTCGACCCGCCCGAGGTGCGGGAGGCGGTCATCCAGCGGCTCAAGGAGATCGCGGCCCGGCACGACGACTTGGCGGTCGCCGGGGGTGCCCGGTGA
- the tatC gene encoding twin-arginine translocase subunit TatC, with protein sequence MAFSLKKRGPSNFERAADGSMTLIEHIRELRTRLFRASLAIAVGLIGGFLLAQPAFNLLKQPYCQLPGMTVDGECKNFLLLAPADGFVLKLKLALWIGLIIGAPVWLYQLWAFIAPGLHRHERKWAYVFVSIAAPLFAAGALLAYLVVDKGLAFLLDAGVTGTDSQLEVTRYISFVTNMILLFGVAFEFPLTLLMLNFTGVVSARRLLGWWRTVVFICFAFAAVATPDPGPFGMTLLALCLSLLYFVAVGVAFLNDRRKGRGKEIYAGIDDDEVSPLEFEPEPVEAGQRVDATSPVAAPEPVAAPAPIDRRYDDMT encoded by the coding sequence GTGGCCTTCTCCCTCAAGAAGCGCGGTCCGAGCAACTTCGAGCGGGCCGCGGACGGCTCGATGACGCTCATCGAGCACATCCGCGAGCTGCGCACCCGGTTGTTCCGTGCCTCCCTGGCGATCGCGGTCGGCCTCATCGGCGGCTTCCTGCTCGCCCAGCCGGCGTTCAACCTGCTCAAGCAGCCGTACTGCCAGTTGCCCGGCATGACGGTCGACGGTGAGTGCAAGAATTTCCTGCTGCTCGCCCCAGCGGACGGCTTCGTCCTGAAGCTGAAACTGGCGCTCTGGATCGGGCTGATCATCGGTGCTCCGGTCTGGCTCTATCAGCTCTGGGCGTTCATCGCGCCTGGCCTGCACCGGCACGAGCGCAAGTGGGCGTACGTCTTCGTCTCGATCGCGGCACCCCTGTTCGCCGCCGGCGCGTTGCTGGCCTACCTCGTGGTGGACAAGGGGCTGGCGTTCCTGCTGGACGCCGGGGTCACCGGCACCGACTCCCAGCTGGAGGTGACGCGGTACATCTCGTTCGTCACCAACATGATCCTGCTGTTCGGGGTGGCGTTCGAGTTCCCCCTCACCCTGTTGATGCTCAACTTCACCGGGGTGGTGAGCGCGCGCCGGCTGCTCGGCTGGTGGCGGACCGTGGTCTTCATCTGTTTCGCGTTCGCGGCGGTGGCGACCCCCGACCCCGGGCCGTTCGGCATGACGCTGTTGGCGCTCTGTCTCTCCCTGCTCTACTTCGTCGCCGTCGGTGTGGCGTTCCTCAACGACAGGCGCAAGGGCCGCGGCAAGGAGATCTACGCCGGCATCGACGACGACGAGGTGTCGCCGCTGGAGTTCGAGCCGGAGCCGGTCGAGGCCGGGCAGCGGGTCGACGCCACCTCACCGGTGGCGGCCCCGGAGCCGGTCGCCGCGCCGGCGCCGATCGACCGTCGTTACGACGACATGACCTGA
- a CDS encoding DUF3866 family protein yields the protein MVRWRSGTVNRLRRQWTGAVELDVELPDGATVRALAYPELVGRPEPGDRVLLNAGALLMGLGTGGYALVVALPDRLPPDPPQALDTRDAGHLVKARYTPLQPILLGVDEEASPHRELLAAADDLAGLPVVTADLHSALPAILAGVHADAPDARVAYVLTDGGALPAWFSRTLAGLRDHLVGTVSVGQAFGGDLEASTVHSGLLAARHVLRADVAIVAQGPGNLGTGTRWGFSGVAVGEAVNAVATLGGRPVGSLRLSDADPRPRHRGVSHHSLTAYGRVALAPAELVVPDGLEAALAREVDAALAPLAARHTLVRVPTDGLDAALRATPVPLSTMGRGLDADHAYFLAAAAAGRHAARLLT from the coding sequence ATGGTGCGATGGCGGTCGGGAACGGTGAACAGACTGCGGCGGCAGTGGACCGGGGCGGTGGAACTCGACGTCGAACTCCCCGACGGCGCCACCGTCCGCGCCCTGGCCTACCCCGAACTGGTCGGTCGTCCCGAGCCCGGCGACCGGGTGCTGCTCAACGCCGGCGCGCTCCTGATGGGCCTCGGCACCGGCGGGTACGCCCTGGTCGTGGCGCTGCCCGACCGGCTGCCGCCGGACCCGCCGCAGGCCCTCGACACCCGCGACGCCGGCCACCTCGTCAAGGCCCGCTACACCCCGCTGCAGCCGATCCTGCTCGGCGTCGACGAGGAGGCGTCCCCGCACCGCGAGCTGCTGGCCGCCGCCGACGACCTGGCGGGACTGCCCGTCGTCACCGCCGACCTGCACTCCGCGCTGCCGGCGATCCTGGCCGGCGTCCACGCCGACGCCCCCGACGCCCGGGTCGCGTACGTGCTGACCGACGGCGGCGCGCTGCCCGCCTGGTTCTCCCGCACCCTCGCCGGCCTGCGCGACCACCTCGTCGGCACCGTCAGCGTCGGCCAGGCCTTCGGCGGCGACCTGGAGGCGAGCACTGTGCACAGCGGCCTGCTCGCCGCCCGGCACGTGCTCCGCGCCGACGTGGCGATCGTCGCCCAGGGACCGGGCAACCTCGGCACCGGCACCCGGTGGGGCTTCTCCGGCGTGGCCGTCGGCGAGGCCGTGAACGCCGTCGCCACGCTGGGCGGGCGTCCCGTCGGCTCGCTGCGCCTCTCCGACGCCGACCCTCGACCAAGGCACCGGGGCGTCTCGCACCACAGCCTGACCGCGTACGGCCGGGTGGCGCTGGCCCCCGCCGAGCTGGTGGTGCCCGACGGGCTGGAGGCCGCCCTGGCCCGCGAGGTGGACGCCGCGCTGGCCCCCCTCGCGGCGCGGCACACCCTCGTCCGGGTGCCCACCGACGGGCTCGACGCCGCGCTGCGGGCAACGCCGGTGCCGCTGTCGACCATGGGCCGGGGCCTCGACGCCGACCACGCCTACTTCCTGGCCGCCGCGGCGGCCGGCCGGCACGCCGCCCGCCTGCTCACCTGA
- a CDS encoding helix-turn-helix transcriptional regulator, protein MTRPAARGGSRASADRLARLLNLVPYLLARPGIEIAEAAGDLGVTERQLREDLELLWVCGLPGYGPGDLIDMAFDGDRVTITYDAGIDRPLRLTPDEALALVVALRMLAETPGVANREAVERALAKIESAAGDLVAAPVEVRLPADTRRVQELRAAVESGRALRITYYTAARDETTDRVVDPLRMLMVGGRSYVEAWCRRAEAVRLFRADRIDAVTELDEPAVVPPQARPHDLTEGVFRPSPDLPLITLRVGRGERWITEYYRCERVEAGAGDQWLVSLRVTDLGWARRFVLGLGPDVTVVAPVELAEQVRAAAVAALDAYATPTPAAPRRPADTPSADPAVPAGTQ, encoded by the coding sequence GTGACGCGGCCGGCCGCCCGTGGCGGCTCCCGGGCGTCGGCCGACCGGCTGGCCCGGCTGCTGAACCTGGTGCCCTACCTGCTGGCCCGGCCCGGCATCGAGATCGCCGAGGCCGCCGGTGACCTGGGCGTCACCGAGCGGCAGCTGCGCGAGGACCTGGAACTGCTGTGGGTGTGCGGGCTGCCCGGCTACGGCCCGGGCGACCTGATCGACATGGCCTTCGACGGTGACCGGGTCACGATCACCTACGACGCGGGCATCGACCGACCGCTGCGGCTCACCCCGGACGAGGCCCTCGCGCTGGTGGTGGCGCTGCGGATGCTGGCCGAGACGCCCGGGGTGGCCAACCGGGAGGCGGTCGAGCGCGCCCTCGCCAAGATCGAGAGCGCGGCCGGCGACCTGGTGGCCGCGCCCGTCGAGGTCCGGCTGCCCGCCGACACGCGTCGGGTGCAGGAGTTGCGGGCCGCCGTCGAGAGCGGCCGTGCGCTGCGCATCACCTACTACACGGCGGCGCGGGACGAGACCACCGACCGCGTCGTCGACCCGCTGCGGATGCTGATGGTCGGCGGCCGGTCGTACGTGGAGGCGTGGTGCCGCCGGGCGGAGGCGGTGCGGCTGTTCCGGGCCGACCGGATCGACGCGGTCACCGAGCTGGACGAGCCGGCCGTCGTGCCGCCGCAGGCGCGCCCGCACGATCTCACCGAGGGCGTCTTCCGGCCCTCGCCGGACCTGCCGCTGATCACGCTGCGCGTCGGCCGCGGGGAACGGTGGATCACCGAGTACTACCGGTGCGAGCGGGTCGAGGCCGGCGCCGGCGACCAGTGGCTGGTCTCGCTGCGGGTCACCGACCTGGGCTGGGCGCGCCGGTTCGTGCTGGGGCTGGGGCCGGACGTGACCGTGGTCGCCCCCGTGGAGCTGGCCGAGCAGGTGCGCGCGGCGGCGGTCGCCGCCCTCGACGCGTACGCGACGCCGACGCCGGCCGCGCCCCGGCGCCCGGCGGACACGCCCTCGGCCGACCCGGCGGTGCCTGCCGGCACACAGTAG
- a CDS encoding response regulator transcription factor, translating into MIRVVVAEEMRLLRTALCAALSGEQEIEVVAEVTGTAELAAVVRRHRPDVVLVDLASDVPQPVEVVAEITEAVPDTAVLAMGRRWSPAVVGDLLAAGVRGLVGKDAPLEALVGAVRELAAGGKVIDAEAAVTALRPPSSPLTRREVEVLRVAAEGLPLKEIARRLFLAHGTVRNHLSAIMRKTGARNRMEAVWRARRDGWM; encoded by the coding sequence TTGATCCGCGTTGTCGTCGCTGAGGAGATGCGCCTGCTGCGCACCGCGCTGTGCGCGGCGCTGTCGGGTGAGCAGGAGATCGAGGTCGTCGCGGAGGTGACCGGAACGGCGGAACTGGCCGCCGTGGTGCGCCGGCACCGGCCCGACGTGGTGCTGGTGGACCTGGCGTCGGACGTGCCGCAGCCGGTGGAGGTGGTCGCCGAGATCACCGAGGCGGTGCCCGACACGGCCGTGCTGGCGATGGGGCGCCGGTGGAGCCCGGCGGTGGTCGGTGACCTGCTGGCCGCCGGCGTGCGGGGCCTGGTCGGCAAGGACGCGCCGCTGGAGGCGCTGGTCGGGGCCGTCCGGGAACTCGCCGCCGGCGGCAAGGTCATCGACGCGGAGGCCGCCGTGACCGCGCTGCGTCCCCCGTCAAGCCCGCTGACCCGCCGGGAGGTGGAGGTGCTGCGGGTGGCCGCCGAGGGCCTGCCGCTCAAGGAGATCGCCCGCCGCCTCTTCCTGGCGCACGGGACCGTGCGCAACCACCTGTCGGCGATCATGCGCAAGACGGGCGCCCGCAACCGCATGGAGGCGGTCTGGCGCGCCCGCCGCGACGGGTGGATGTAG
- a CDS encoding response regulator transcription factor, which translates to MVIRALLALDGALVRGALSLVLAAEEDISVVAELDRGDDLPPAVRAQRPDVAVVDLDLVDEAGVAGQCPLLVLADRRRARRLHRVLAPGRTVGILGNDVAPHRVVDGIRRLARRESVIDADLVMAALNRDSPLTTRETEILDLTAAGAPVVEVARALGLAPGTVRNHLGRIARKAGARTRVEAVRVAREAGWI; encoded by the coding sequence ATGGTGATCCGTGCCCTGCTCGCCCTCGACGGCGCCCTGGTCCGTGGCGCGCTTTCGCTCGTCCTCGCCGCCGAGGAGGACATCAGCGTGGTGGCCGAGCTGGATCGGGGTGACGACCTCCCGCCAGCGGTCCGGGCGCAGCGTCCCGACGTGGCGGTCGTCGACCTCGACCTCGTCGACGAGGCCGGTGTGGCGGGGCAGTGCCCCCTGCTGGTGCTCGCCGACCGGCGCCGCGCGCGCCGGCTGCACCGGGTCCTGGCACCCGGGCGGACCGTCGGCATCCTCGGCAACGACGTCGCCCCGCATCGGGTGGTGGACGGGATCCGGCGGTTGGCCCGACGGGAGTCGGTGATCGACGCCGACCTGGTGATGGCGGCGCTGAACCGGGACAGCCCGCTGACGACCCGGGAGACGGAGATCCTCGACCTGACCGCCGCGGGGGCGCCGGTCGTGGAGGTCGCCCGGGCGCTCGGGCTCGCCCCGGGCACGGTGCGCAACCACCTCGGGCGGATCGCCCGCAAGGCGGGCGCGCGGACCAGGGTGGAGGCGGTGCGGGTCGCCCGCGAGGCCGGCTGGATCTGA